In Capra hircus breed San Clemente chromosome 5, ASM170441v1, whole genome shotgun sequence, the DNA window GGCTttctcccagggcaggggctggacAGTACAGGACCCCCTCCATCATGTTTGGATTTCAGCCCCTCCCCCCTTCCATCCCCtcccccccttccctctcctggtTTTTCCTGCTTAGcaacttcctctcccctcccagattcaagggctccctcctccccaccccccaggtcCCCAGTAAATGTGTTCAGCCTTATTTCTTTCTCAGGACCAGATAAAGGATGCCGACGATGAagctgaagcagaagcagatccAGGTCAGGATGAAGGAATAGCCATGGTGACTCTTCTCGTAACCGTTTTTAGAGCTGTTGGCATAGTGATGAGTGTAGATGGAGGCCCCCACCATGACGCACAGCCCTGCAGTGGGGAGAAATGATTCACTGTTGGTTTGGTTTCTTAACATTCAAAGCGAGAAAAAGATTTATAACTTTAGAAAGATCCTATGTTCCTCGTGGGCGATGGGAAAACGAAATCTGAAGTTTGGACCCCAGCGGTGGTTCTGTTGATTGGCCCTGAACCAGGCTTGATGGTGATGTTGCTGTACCATTGGTGTCTGAGTTCTCACACCTGCACTGGTTTGTATGGCTGTCAAGTAAAACACAGCTCTTCTGGTCTTCCCCACTCCTCTCCACTGGCTTTCCCATCTAGACCCCAGCACACTAGGACAGGCTGCCCTGGGGGGATGCAAAAGAACACATCTTCCATCAAACTGTGTGTATTGGGAGAGAGGGAATGGCCATCAGCAATTTCACTATCTGAGGACTCCCACATGGCCTGCCCCTTCAACTGTCTTGAATAGAAGCTCTGGCTTCCCAggtcactcagtggtaaagaatccatctgccagtgcaggagacacaggttcaatctttgggtcaggaatatccccctggaggaggaaatggcagcccactccagaattcttgtctggaaaatcccatggacagaggagcctggcaggctacagtccatggggtcacggagtcggacacaactgagcacgaaCCCATACAAGCACTACAGCTGGGCAGACCCCAGCTCCTTGGTAtctgcccaggagccccaggtttAAACAGTGAAGCTGATGAGGGTTCTTACTTCAAGTCGCTATCAGGGGTTCTCCCCATGAGCACAAATAACCAAGCCAGTAAATTGTACAAGGCAGTTTCACTGCCCCTAGTGCTCAACTGTCCACGCCACTGACAGCCCCCATGGTAAGATCTACAGGAAAGCTTTTTCTGAGTAAGCTGATACTCACAGCACACCAGCAAGGTGGCCCCGGAGAGGAAGAAGCGGTTGCCTTTCTCCATGGTGAAGAGCTGGAACACGAAGACCACGAGGGAGATGACGGAGAATATGATAGACAGGATCATGAAGGCTTGCACAGCCTTGAGGGCATCTACGGACAGAGAGCAGGGGGAGTGAGGACGTCAGGCTACCCAGTCCCCAAGGGGCTGGCCATTCCTCAAGGGCGCTGGGTACAATATCTTTGCACATACCTTCACCAGCGTAGGAAAGGTTGTCACCACAGCCACCAATGGTACAATTTTTCCAAAGACCTACTGATTCCGCTCTCAAATCTGACACCACCCAGACCTGAAATCAGAAAGACATAAAGGAACTCTTCTCAGTACTCTGTTAGgtgggaaaagaacctgaaaaagagtgcatatatgtacatgtataactgatttgctttgctgtacacctcaaGCTAACACagcatggtaaatcaactacagtccaatacaaattttaaaaaaaaaatttttttaatctgtttaaaaACTAACTCCCTGgcttgaaagtaaaagaaacaacCATCAGCTTGTGTCTGGACTAAATATATGCAAGATGCCATATTTAGCCATAAATACAGCTAAGAAGCTCATCTCTAGGTGGAAATAATGTCTTGCTAAAACTGAAGTCACAGAGGtcccaaggaaaaaaagagagagaagaacgTACGACCGAGGAGAAGTTACCTCACTCTCTGGACTTCACATTTCTcattacttaaaaaagaaagacgtAATTCAACCattggggttttttggtttttggttttttaatcaTTCTAAGGCTCTAAGAAATGGAAACTGTGCATGAGGAAATTGATTTTAAAGATGTACAATTCATACACCCTACCAAGACTGTGTCCAATAAAGGGCCTGGCAAAGAAGGTGAAAAAAGTTaaggaaaaaatgttcaactGGAAAAAAGTAAGAAACATAAGGGGCAGCAAAGAACACAGCCTTGAGACTGGGAGATCAACAAGCCACGCTCATCTAACTAGAAGGATAAACCTTGATTGTCGCAACATGAAAAGTAATCTCATAATAACATAGTCCAGGCAGAGCTGTCCTGTGGGGCAGCTGAAAGTCGAAAAACAACCCAAATCTATTCACCGAGGCTCACCACAGTGCCAGCACCCCCTCCTTCCAGGCCCAAGAGAAACAGTTATCCTTCTGGGATGAAAAACACACACCCGGCCCTGTCTACACAGAGTGTCTGTTCAAATGCGAGTTACTGGAAAAGCAGGGCCGGGATGTCCAATCGCCTGCCTGTTCTTGATTTAATAAACAGCTGTGTGTTCGGCCCCATGTTAGAGGCTGATAATTCAGATTTCAGCACTGGGCATCCACTAAAACAGTTTGGAGCCATTTACTGGACCTGGTAAAC includes these proteins:
- the EMP1 gene encoding epithelial membrane protein 1, translating into MLVLLASIFVVHIATVIMLFVSTIANVWVVSDLRAESVGLWKNCTIGGCGDNLSYAGEDALKAVQAFMILSIIFSVISLVVFVFQLFTMEKGNRFFLSGATLLVCWLCVMVGASIYTHHYANSSKNGYEKSHHGYSFILTWICFCFSFIVGILYLVLRKK